The Ipomoea triloba cultivar NCNSP0323 chromosome 4, ASM357664v1 DNA segment NNNNNNNNNNNNNNNNNNNNNNNNNNNNNNNNNNNNNNNNNNNNNNNNNNNNNNNNNNNNNNNNNNNNNNNNNNNNNNNNNNNNNNNNNNNNNNNNNNNNNNNNNNNNNNNNNNNNNNNNNNNNNNNNNNNNNNNNNNNNNNNNNNNNNNNNNNNNNNNNNNNNNNNNNNNNNNNNNNNNNNNNNNNNNNNNNNNNNNNNNNNNNNNNNNNNNNNNNNNNNNNNNNNNNNNNNNNNNNNNNNNNNNNNNNNNNNNNNNNNNNNNNNNNNNNNNNNNNNNNNNNNNNNNNNNNNNNNNNNNNNNNNNNNNNNNNNNNNNNNNNNNNNNNNNNNNNNNNNNNNNNNNNNNNNNNNNNNNNNNNNNNNNNNNNNNNNNNNNNNNNNNNNNNNNNNNNNNNNNNNNNNNNNNNNNNNNNNNNNNNNNNNNNNNNNNNNNNNNNNNNNNNNNNNNNNNNNNNNNNNNNNNNNNNNNNNNNNNNNNNNNNNNNNNNNNNNNNNNNNNNNNNNNNNNNNNNNNNNNNNNNNNNNNNNNNNNNNNNNNNNNNNNNNNNNNNNNNNNNNNNNNNNNNNNNNNNNNNNNNNNNNNNNNNNNNNNNNNNNNNNNNNNNNNNNNNNNNNNNNNNNNNNNNNNNNNNNNNNNNNNNNNNNNNNNNNNNNNNNNNNNNNNNNNNNNNNNNNNNNNNNNNNNNNNNNNNNNNNNNNNNNNNNNNNNNNNNNNNNNNNNNNNNNNNNNNNNNNNNNNNNNNNNNNNNNNNNNNNNNNNNNNttttttttttttttttttttttttttttaaatgttgaaTGATTGTTATGAAAtgcatcttttttattttaatctctAACATGActgaaaatgtttttaaaattataataatttaatatgcaTCTAATAataactcttaattaaaaaattattggtcAATTGGGCATTCTAGATGTAGCACTCAACATTTATCTACTACTCCGAGCAAATAGATaagaaaaagtttttttttttttttttttttttaaatttctataaCAAAGATTAAACgggtatatataatatatttgtacaatggttttactcaattaaaCATAATTATAAAGAGGTAAATATCAACTTGTGCGAATTAATTGATATCTTTTCTTGATTGTGCCCAGCTAGATTGGGTTAAATGCAATATATACTTTGATTCTCCTCTCAAGGGATTTGGTGCGACTTGGCCATCGTTGATAATGGATATAACCTTTTTATTTGGCTTAGATGGTTTTCATTTGATGCACCATGAATGGAAATTCAAGTGAAACATGTGTTTAATTAGGAAGCTAAGTAAAATCAAGTTATAAACTAATGGGCTAATGTCTCTCTATGTTATGCATGATCGAAAGTTTTGGCTTTTGGTTCACCTTATCCTTTGAGCAAATCTTTTTAGATAATGCATAATTGCTTGGAAATCGCATGTCTTAGCAGAGCCGTAATGATGAAGTAGATTCTTTCTATTTAAGTATCTCTGGCTTAGGAAGAATCAATATAAAAAGTCCGTATGGACAGTTCAATTAgtcacatgcatatatatatgttcaaccgatttaccatgatTTACGAAATAATCAATATAAGCAATGTCCCCACATGCATTTCCCAAAATGCCCCTGCCCAATTGTGCCTACCCTATAGTACCTCCTTTAACCACTATCATTAAACAATTGCTATAATCCATTAATCAATCATCTCTAagtatctctctctctccctccctttCAAAAAGGcactctccctctctctatctTAATGCCATATATATACCCACCACTATCTACACGCAAACATAAACCTTAACCGTACCCACAGTcgtcttcaccatttttcccaCAGAGAAAAGCATGGCGGTTCCGCCTTCTCTCCTCCACTCCTCCGCCGTCTTCCTCGTCGCCTTCCTCTCCTACACGGCGGCGGCGTTTGACGTAACCACCACTCCTTTCGACCAAGGCTTCACCACTCTCTACGGCGAATCCAACATCCTCCGCTCCACCCACGACGACTCCGTCCGCCTCCACCTCAACCAATTCTCAGGCAAGCAAAGCACTCTCTCCGATCATCATCCATAATAAACCCTAATTTTACTCCCTGTATATGCATAGAAACTAATTAAAGTAACTAGTTCCCCAACTTATTTTCATCTCCCATAACCGTAATTTCTGCAAtccctaccatatatatatatatacacttgccAATAAAAGTGATCGAGTTATCGGCAACTTTACAGTGTATGATATGATGATCCATGCATCTATATGCAGGTTCTGGCTTCCGCTCTTCTGATCTATACAGCCATGGCTTCTTCAGTGCCAAGATAAAGCTCCCATCGGACTACACCGCAGGAATCGTCGTCGCCTTCTATGTATGTATACTTTCACTATCAAACTTTTAACAGAAATCGAACAAAACTTGATTATATAATTTCATTGTAttatcagtttaaacttttaacaAGAGATCAAACATATTTTGATCAGTATAGTTTCACAATCagtttaaattttgaatgaattGAGACAGAACATATTTTGATTGTAAAGTTTGactatcagtttaaacttttaatcaAAACAAAGTATATTTTGATTGAGAATTATGCTTTTAGTGGCTGAGATGATGAATTAAAGTATGTTTTGGTTGTGTTTTTGGCGGTAGACGACGAACGCGGACGTGTTTGAGAAGACGCACGACGAATTGGACTTTGAATTTCTGGGAAACGTGAAGGGGAAGCCATGGCGGTTTCAGACGAACATGTATGGGAATGGGAGCACGAGTAGGGGAAGGGAAGAGAGGTATTTGCTGTGGTTTGATCCGTCCAAGGAGTTCCACCGCTACAGTATTCTATGGACCAACCAAACCATCATGTGAGTATATggaatcaatttttattttgcaaAGCAATGATTAGTGTTTCCATTTTCTGCCTAACTTCCATTGAAATTTAGAGATTGTGGGCTGTGCTGCACATGAAACTTGACCTGTTCAATTCATTGCTAAGTCAGCTCTCCACTGTTCAACAATGGCTGCATATTTATGGTATAGGCTTTGAGGAGATATATGATCACATGTAAACTTATTGTgattaaggaaaaaaattaattaaaatatatctctatgtatatataacacTATATATAGGGGATATTGGTGCATAATTTAGACATAGCAAgtcattcaaattattattagtttaatttgagTAAATAATTAATGGTCCTTTTACTTTATTAGTAAAAGGACGATAATTGCAGCCTAAATAATACTCATTTcttcccattttatgtgtttagaccgaagttatttttaatttaatttttcataatattaagtttagtattagtatacaaaatttatatatctaaaaactatactaaaagtactattaaacaccaaaaatcaaatttaaaaataaataaaaaatactagaaaaaaataaacaaagaaaaaagagttggtttgactaatTAATAGTTACTagaacagataaaatgagacagagagagtaacatgaaaaatgtaaaattttcaatttattattttgtggGGACTTAACGAGGTTCTCCTAAAATTCTGTCCACAAACAAAGCTCACTTGCCCACCTGAATTAGCCTGTTGGGTTAGTTATGTATTACATTTAATCTTCATGCTTAATTACGTGCAGATTTTACATAGATGATGTTCCCATTAGAGAGATGATACGAAACGACGCCATGGGCGGAGACTTCCCGCAAAAGCCGATGGGCCTATACGCCACCATCTGGGACGCTTCCGACTGGGCCACTTCCGGCGGACGCTACAAAGTCAACTACAAGTACGCTCCCTTCGTCGCCCACTTCACCGACCTCGTCCTCCGCGGATGCGCCGCCGATCCTCTACAGGAGCTCGTCCCCGGCGCCTGCGACGATCACCGCGATCTCGAAGGCGCCGATTTCGCTAACGTCACTCCCAAGCAACGACGGGCCATGAAGAGGTTCCGGCAGAAGCACATGTACTACTCCTACTGCTACGATTCCGTCAGGTACGCCGTGCCGCCGCCGGAGTGCGTGATTGACGCGGCGGAGCGGCAGCAGTTCAAGGAGACCGGCCGGCTCAAGTTCGAGAAGCGCCACCACCGCCGTGGCAAGAGATCGTCGAGAAGTGACGTGTTTGAGAGAAGCAACTATGGGAGTAACCAAGACCAAgactaattaagtaattatacttacagaacatatataaatatatatacttgatcgattgaattttttttttttaaataatttttatgggATTGAATTGATTTGGATTTGGTTAATTATTGTCAACTAAGAGAGAAAGTTTGCCATTtgtgtaaataaataaacaataacatTATCACTTAcacaatttgtaattttccattgagtaaaatatgtaatttaaatattgtactgcataatatatattgttataagcGCAATTATGATAGGGTCTATGTGAGCGACATCTCAAATTACTTATTAGATGTGCATATTAATTCTTATGGTGAATTGTGTCCAAAACACATATTCAAATAGTGActacatattatttttttttgtaaataattaaagagGTATAATTTCATATATGCCCTTTACTACTAAACCATAAAATGAtaagaagaaaattacaaaaagatgaacacacttttttttttttgaaataaaagatGAACACACttaattacactaaattaaaaaaaaaaatgtaaggcCCTTATAATTTAGAATataaataatagattttaaatctaATCTTCATCATCTATTTATTTTATAGAATGACAATCTCTTTTTTAACTTATTTACGAAAGTGacattgaaaataaaaacaaaattaactaTTTAGCATCTCTAATAGACATTTTAAACATATAtcgtaaaatgactaaaaaacCACCTATAAGATAATAGTTACACTAACAATACActtattatattacatttattatattgattatattggtcttgtttgataaaatagttagtttatcagttaattttaatttatttgactactattaactgtttgattttgttaaaaaatcaatataagtacttggttaatattttttttttgtaattttaaaatgcgaaaattaaaaaagatgttcaaagaaaattttttcaattaattttttgagaaaagaaattataccaaacagctatccattaacaactaatttaccaaatacatttctacaatcaactaatgttatttattagttatatatacaCTCTAATCCAATTAGTTAACACTCGTCTACCAAACATGAACCCTATTTCTAATAGACTTGTAAATTTTGTgaaatcctttttcttttagtaGAAGGTcatacacccaaaaaaaaaaaaaatcagattttttaaagaaacttattttaattaaaataggaCTGAAATTCGGAAActgtaattcaatgaattaatgattaatattatttgttccCCTCGGCCATCATCGTAGCACTCACAAGTCTTTTAACTTTTAGTCGCTGTGAGCTGTAACGCCGTGCGAGCGCCACCATCGGAAGGGCCGATTTGCGACGATCACCGCCGTTGGCCGTTAAAGATGACGGAGTTTCTGGAGCTGGAAGCTCAAGATGCGGTGCGGATGCCGTGGAACGTGTTGCCGGGGACGAAATCGGAGGCGGCGCAATGCGTGATTCCGGTCTCGGCCATCTACACTCCCTTAAAACCCTTCCCGGACCACCCGGTCCTCCCGTATGCTCCGCTCCGCTGCAGGAACTGCCGATCGGTGCTCAATCCCTTCTCCGTCGTCGACTTCTCCACCACCAAGATGTGGATCTGCTGCTTCTGCTTGCAGCGCAACCATTTCCCCGCCAATTACCAGTCCATCTCCGACACTAACATGCCCGCCGAGCTCTTCCCTCAGTACACCACAATTGAATACGAGAGCGCCCCCGAGAGAGCCGCCCTCACTAGCCCTGTCTTCCTCTTCGTCATCGACACCTGCCTCATTGAGGAGGAGATTGGCTTCCTCAAATCCTCCCTCTTACAGGCATCCACTTCTCATTCTCttcgttttttttaattaatatatatattttttaatttttatatgtgTAGATACTTAATAGATAGGTGTGCTTGTGCTTGTGTTTGCCTGTTATGAATGGCTTTCAATTTGCATTGTAGTTGCTTTTTTGAGATATGAATGGCTTTCAATTTGCATTGTAGTTGCTTTTTTGAGATGGTAATATATGGCAATTTGCATTGTAGTTGCTTTTTTGAGATGGTAATATATGGAGCTAAGATAGGATGTATAAATTAGGATACTTGGAGTAGATACACCAAAAATGTTAATAGAATCATAGACTAGATAGTTCATGTTTGTTAAATAAGACGGAAAATTGTTGGGCTTATTGGGGAGTTCAAGATTGATTTTGCACGCAATAGATAGGTGTGCTTGTGTTTGCCTGTTGAATGAATGGCTTTCAATTTGCATTGTAGTTGCTTTTTTGAGATATGAATGGCTTTCAATTTGCATTGTAGTTGCTTTTTTGAGATGGTAATATATGGCAATTTGCATTGTAGTTGCTTTTTTGAGATGGTAATATATGGAGCTAAGATAGGATGTATAAATTAGGATACTTGGAGTAGATACACCAAAAATGTTCATAGAATCATAGACTAGATAGTTCATGTTTGTTAAATAAGACAGGAAAATTGTTGTGGGCTTATTTGGGAGTTCGAGATTGATTTCGCACGCAATAGATAGGTGTGCTTGTGTTTGCGTGTTGAATGAATGGCTTTCAATTTGCATTGTACTTACTTTTTTGAGATGGTAATATATGGAGCTAAGATAGGATGTATAAATTCGGATACTTGGAGTAGATACACCTTAAATGTTCATAGAATCATAGACTAGATAGTTCATGTTTGTTAAATAAGACAGGAAAATCGTTGTGGGGTTATTGGGGAGTTCGAGATTGATTTGCAAAAGATGAATACTTGAAATCTATATAGTAGCAACAAATGAATTTTGAATTGTATTAAAACAGCAGTATCCATAAGGCAGAAAAGGTGCCTGTGCTTTGTGCTTTGTGAGTGTCAGGTTGGTGTTAAGGGTCTATGACTATTACAATTTGTTAGCTAAGTTGGAATAGTAACAGTATGGTTTTGTCTACGATTTTTCCTTCAGACAGTTATACACATGCATACATGCACTTGTGCTTGTATAGGTAGTGGAGAAATGCTGTGGTAGGTTCATGGATGTAGTAGAGAATGTTGTGATAATTGTAGATTtcttgggaatatttttgttttatttatttatttattttttgttttttacaaaattttatgaCTTGTGAGTGTATAACACCATAATATTTTGTATTCTAACATCGGACAAGAGTAAATTGTTATATGTGAACCACTTCATTTGCTGTTAAATATGCAAATTTATTCTTAAATTGAGAAACTAGCTTCATTTGCACTTATCTCTATATGTTCCTTTTCATATTCATTTGTTGGAACAGtgaagagaatttttttttctccaactcAGCTCATTTCGTTtcttaaatgtcactttttttcttcATGGCAGGTGTTAGGCACATTGCCTGAGAATTGCTTGATTGGGTTAATTACTTTTGGTTCATATGTTCAAGTTCATGAGCTGGGCTTTGGGCAGATTCCAAAGGTTTATGTGTTCAAGGGGTCAAAAGAGATCACTAAAGACCAAATTTTGGAGCAGATGGGTTTCTTTCTCAAGAAACCAAAACCAACTACTGGGGTCATTGCAGGTGCAAGAGATGGGCTTTCACAGGAGAGTATTTCAAGGTTTTTGTTGCCGGCATCAGAGTGTGAA contains these protein-coding regions:
- the LOC116015202 gene encoding probable xyloglucan endotransglucosylase/hydrolase protein 30 — protein: MAVPPSLLHSSAVFLVAFLSYTAAAFDVTTTPFDQGFTTLYGESNILRSTHDDSVRLHLNQFSGSGFRSSDLYSHGFFSAKIKLPSDYTAGIVVAFYTTNADVFEKTHDELDFEFLGNVKGKPWRFQTNMYGNGSTSRGREERYLLWFDPSKEFHRYSILWTNQTIIFYIDDVPIREMIRNDAMGGDFPQKPMGLYATIWDASDWATSGGRYKVNYKYAPFVAHFTDLVLRGCAADPLQELVPGACDDHRDLEGADFANVTPKQRRAMKRFRQKHMYYSYCYDSVRYAVPPPECVIDAAERQQFKETGRLKFEKRHHRRGKRSSRSDVFERSNYGSNQDQD